One genomic segment of Campylobacter concisus includes these proteins:
- a CDS encoding cell division protein ZapB, whose protein sequence is MFEDNAILTTLSDKVNDLITKYDELCKTNEELRNEIVTLKAQNEAKSNQIMRLEEDLDKKNTEADDVMRKIEAVLGR, encoded by the coding sequence ATGTTTGAAGATAATGCGATCTTAACCACACTAAGCGATAAAGTAAATGACCTGATCACAAAATATGACGAACTTTGCAAAACGAACGAAGAGTTGCGTAATGAGATCGTAACTTTAAAAGCACAAAATGAGGCAAAAAGCAATCAAATCATGCGTTTAGAAGAGGATCTTGACAAGAAAAATACCGAAGCTGACGATGTAATGAGAAAAATCGAAGCTGTCCTTGGCAGATAA
- a CDS encoding type II secretion system protein gives MKRRAYTLLELIFIVVILGILSTVAIPRLFFSRSDATVSNAKTQLAAIRSGISLKYNDNILQAKPEFPQKLDDGDPSKLFKNVINIPIKDSGSKNGWHRISDDKYTFRLDGKVANFKYDKNTGDFGCSDENEICKSLQ, from the coding sequence ATGAAAAGACGAGCTTACACCTTGCTTGAGCTAATATTTATAGTAGTTATACTAGGTATTTTAAGCACAGTCGCTATACCTAGGCTATTTTTTTCTAGAAGTGATGCTACCGTCTCAAATGCAAAAACTCAACTTGCCGCTATAAGAAGCGGAATTTCACTAAAATACAATGACAATATCTTGCAAGCAAAGCCAGAATTTCCACAAAAGCTAGACGATGGCGATCCAAGCAAACTCTTTAAAAATGTTATAAACATACCGATAAAAGATAGCGGTAGCAAAAATGGCTGGCACAGAATAAGCGATGACAAATATACATTTAGGCTAGATGGCAAAGTAGCAAATTTCAAATACGACAAAAATACTGGTGATTTTGGTTGCAGCGATGAAAATGAAATTTGCAAATCACTTCAGTAA
- the uvrB gene encoding excinuclease ABC subunit UvrB, producing MSKFEISSKFSPSSDQARAIKEIVKSIKSGNKYQTLLGVTGSGKTFTMANVIRELNMPTLIMTHNKSLAAQLYSEFKGFFPKNHVEYFISYYDYYQPEAYIPRSDLYIEKDSSVNEELERLRLSATASLLSFDDVICVASVSANYGLGNPSEYKGMVAYLSVGEKISQRKLLEQLVDMGYKRNDNYFDRGDFRVNGDVVDIYPAYYNDEALRVEFFGDEIDTMYHFDVLDNKRLKDISKFTLYATSQFIVGADRLKIAMKEIEEELDIRLKEFNEQGKLVEAQRLKQRVEFDLEMMASTGMCKGIENYARHLTGQKPGETPYSMFDYFEISGKDYLVIVDESHVSLPQFRGMYAGDRSRKEVLVEYGFRLPSALDNRPLKFDEFISKKAKFLFVSATPNEYELGISQGHVYEQILRPTGLLDPLIEIKDSDNQVEALFDEAKAVIARGERVLVTVLTKKMAEELSRYYIELGVKVKYMHSDIDAIERNEIIRGLRSGEFDMLIGINLLREGLDLPEVSLIAIMDADKEGFLRSTTSLIQTMGRAARNVNGKVLMFAKKITHSMKEAIDTTTARRKFQDEYNKAHGITPHSASRNIEESLHVEDDGEIYKRGKNLEKMPASERAAIVKELRKQMLEAAAQLEFEKAAALRDEIAKMRKL from the coding sequence ATGAGTAAATTTGAAATTTCATCTAAATTTAGCCCAAGCAGCGACCAAGCAAGAGCGATAAAAGAGATAGTAAAAAGCATAAAATCAGGCAATAAATACCAAACTCTTCTAGGCGTGACAGGATCTGGCAAGACTTTTACCATGGCAAATGTCATACGTGAGCTAAACATGCCAACGCTTATAATGACGCATAACAAATCCTTAGCTGCGCAGCTTTATAGCGAATTTAAGGGCTTTTTCCCAAAAAATCACGTCGAGTACTTCATAAGCTACTACGACTACTACCAGCCAGAGGCCTACATCCCAAGAAGTGACCTATATATAGAAAAGGATAGCTCGGTAAATGAGGAGCTTGAGCGCCTGCGCCTCTCTGCGACGGCTAGTTTACTAAGCTTTGATGATGTGATCTGCGTGGCTTCAGTCTCTGCAAACTACGGACTTGGTAACCCAAGCGAGTATAAGGGGATGGTGGCATATCTTAGCGTGGGTGAAAAGATAAGCCAAAGAAAGCTTTTAGAGCAGCTTGTGGATATGGGCTATAAGCGCAACGACAACTACTTTGACAGGGGGGATTTTCGTGTAAATGGCGATGTGGTTGATATTTATCCAGCGTATTACAACGACGAAGCCCTAAGGGTTGAGTTTTTTGGCGATGAGATCGATACGATGTATCATTTTGACGTGCTTGATAATAAACGGCTCAAAGACATTTCTAAATTTACGCTTTATGCGACCAGCCAGTTCATCGTGGGCGCTGATAGGCTAAAGATCGCTATGAAAGAGATCGAAGAGGAGCTTGATATTCGTTTAAAAGAGTTTAACGAGCAGGGCAAGCTAGTAGAGGCGCAGAGGCTAAAGCAAAGGGTGGAGTTTGACCTTGAGATGATGGCAAGTACGGGTATGTGCAAAGGCATCGAAAACTACGCACGCCACCTAACTGGTCAAAAGCCCGGAGAGACGCCGTACTCGATGTTTGACTACTTTGAGATAAGCGGCAAAGACTATCTTGTTATCGTCGATGAGAGTCATGTGAGTTTGCCGCAGTTTAGGGGTATGTACGCAGGCGATAGGAGCCGTAAAGAGGTGCTTGTGGAGTATGGGTTTCGCTTACCATCAGCGCTTGATAACAGGCCGCTTAAATTTGATGAATTTATAAGCAAAAAGGCGAAATTTCTCTTTGTCTCAGCCACGCCAAACGAATACGAGCTTGGCATCAGCCAGGGGCATGTCTATGAGCAAATTTTGCGTCCTACTGGACTGCTTGATCCTTTGATCGAGATAAAAGATAGTGACAATCAAGTCGAGGCACTATTTGACGAGGCAAAGGCAGTGATCGCTAGAGGTGAGCGCGTGCTGGTTACGGTGCTAACTAAAAAGATGGCCGAGGAGCTAAGCCGCTACTACATCGAGCTTGGCGTCAAGGTCAAGTATATGCACTCAGACATCGACGCAATCGAGCGAAATGAGATCATTAGGGGGCTTAGAAGCGGCGAATTTGACATGCTAATAGGCATAAATTTACTCCGTGAGGGACTTGACCTGCCTGAAGTGAGCCTGATAGCGATCATGGACGCCGATAAAGAGGGCTTTTTGCGCTCGACCACAAGCCTTATACAGACGATGGGGCGCGCGGCTAGAAATGTAAATGGCAAGGTGCTAATGTTTGCCAAAAAGATCACGCACTCGATGAAAGAGGCGATCGATACGACAACAGCTAGGCGTAAATTTCAAGATGAGTACAACAAAGCTCACGGCATCACGCCGCACTCTGCAAGCAGGAATATCGAAGAGAGCTTGCACGTCGAAGATGATGGTGAAATTTATAAACGTGGTAAAAATTTAGAGAAGATGCCAGCTAGCGAGCGAGCTGCGATCGTAAAAGAGCTAAGAAAGCAGATGCTTGAAGCGGCGGCACAGCTGGAGTTTGAGAAGGCGGCGGCGCTGAGAGATGAAATAGCAAAGATGAGAAAATTATAA